One region of uncultured Desulfovibrio sp. genomic DNA includes:
- a CDS encoding KUP/HAK/KT family potassium transporter, whose protein sequence is MDSQQITFSSTVKSLGLVFGDIGTSPIYTLAVIFMLTERTEDHFIGILSLIIWTLLLLVTVGYAWLAMSLSKGGEGGTIVLLSILRPLLRSGRKIGFASIMAFVGVSLLIGDGVITPAISILSAVEGLTLVPGFEETPKVAIIAVALVFTTVLFAVQKKGSGAVSGVFGPIMALWFGVLAVSGIASITQAPQVVKALNPMYAIDFMVHNGIASFFVLSEVILCATGGEALYADMGHMGRKPIIAAWGIVFVALVASYMGQTSFLIRNPDAGNVLFELINSQARHLYVPFLILSLMATVIASQALISGLFSIMYQCMATHIMPLFKVDFTSKELHSQIYINSVNWALYVAVVLAICGFGESHKLAAAYGLAVTGTMSITGVFMVWIFHLQGRHFNSVIAAMVCVLDFIYLFANFYKFPHGGYWSILISLIPLTVILIYTRGQRAAYQRMRPMGKEQFLEKFAEERARGCAIRGTAIFFLRSLDKVSPYIVKTMFSNGIIYEQNIMLCIGRTNEPIGVTWHFDEDPAEGIRVFEVAAGYMEVVDIYHILSEAGIKPRVIFYGVEDILTSSPLWRIYAIIKKLAPSFVQFYKMPVHAVHGVISRIDM, encoded by the coding sequence ATGGATTCGCAGCAGATTACGTTTTCTTCAACCGTCAAATCGCTGGGCCTTGTGTTTGGCGATATCGGCACGAGCCCTATATATACGCTGGCCGTCATATTCATGCTGACCGAGCGCACAGAAGACCATTTTATCGGCATTCTTTCGCTGATTATCTGGACTTTGCTGCTGCTTGTGACAGTGGGATATGCGTGGCTGGCCATGAGCCTGAGCAAGGGCGGCGAGGGCGGTACCATTGTGCTGCTTTCCATCCTGCGGCCCTTGCTGCGCTCTGGCAGAAAAATAGGCTTTGCTTCGATTATGGCCTTTGTGGGCGTTTCACTGCTCATTGGCGATGGGGTCATTACCCCGGCCATTTCAATTCTTTCAGCCGTGGAAGGTCTGACCCTTGTGCCAGGCTTTGAGGAAACCCCCAAGGTTGCGATTATTGCCGTTGCGCTGGTATTTACAACGGTGCTGTTTGCCGTACAGAAAAAGGGTAGCGGCGCGGTATCTGGCGTGTTTGGCCCGATTATGGCGTTGTGGTTCGGTGTGCTGGCTGTTTCAGGCATAGCCTCCATTACGCAGGCGCCTCAGGTGGTCAAGGCGCTGAACCCCATGTACGCCATTGATTTTATGGTGCACAACGGTATTGCGAGCTTCTTTGTGCTGTCTGAGGTTATTTTGTGCGCCACAGGCGGCGAGGCTCTCTATGCGGATATGGGGCACATGGGGCGTAAACCCATTATTGCGGCATGGGGCATTGTTTTTGTGGCTCTGGTGGCCAGCTATATGGGGCAGACCTCGTTTCTTATCCGCAATCCTGATGCCGGGAACGTGCTGTTTGAATTGATCAACAGTCAGGCCAGGCATCTGTATGTTCCATTCCTGATACTCAGCCTTATGGCCACGGTCATTGCCTCGCAGGCCCTCATAAGCGGTTTGTTTTCCATCATGTACCAGTGCATGGCAACTCACATTATGCCCTTGTTCAAGGTGGACTTTACCTCAAAAGAACTGCACTCGCAGATATATATCAATTCAGTAAACTGGGCTTTGTATGTGGCAGTGGTACTTGCCATCTGCGGTTTTGGCGAATCTCACAAACTTGCCGCCGCCTATGGTCTTGCCGTTACCGGCACCATGTCCATAACAGGCGTATTCATGGTATGGATTTTCCATTTGCAGGGGCGGCACTTCAATTCCGTCATTGCGGCCATGGTCTGTGTACTTGATTTCATCTACCTCTTTGCCAATTTTTATAAATTTCCGCACGGCGGGTACTGGTCCATCCTCATTTCCCTTATTCCGCTTACTGTGATCCTTATCTATACCCGTGGGCAGAGGGCTGCGTACCAACGCATGCGCCCTATGGGCAAGGAGCAGTTTCTGGAAAAATTTGCCGAAGAGCGGGCCAGAGGCTGCGCCATACGCGGTACAGCCATATTTTTTCTGCGCAGTCTGGACAAGGTTTCGCCCTACATAGTCAAGACCATGTTCAGCAATGGCATCATTTATGAGCAAAACATCATGCTTTGCATCGGGCGCACCAATGAGCCCATTGGCGTGACATGGCATTTTGATGAGGACCCCGCTGAGGGCATTCGTGTTTTTGAAGTGGCAGCAGGTTATATGGAGGTAGTTGATATCTACCACATATTGTCTGAGGCGGGCATCAAGCCGCGTGTCATTTTTTATGGTGTGGAAGACATCCTCACCAGCTCGCCCTTGTGGCGCATTTACGCCATCATCAAAAAACTGGCGCCGTCGTTCGTACAGTTTTACAAAATGCCGGTGCATGCCGTGCATGGGGTTATCAGTCGCATAGACATGTAG